The DNA segment TGTGCGCGAGCTGCGCAACCTGATGGAACGGTGCACGCTGTTGAGCGTGGATGGGGTCCTCGATCGCGATGACCTCGTCGAGCCGACGCGCGCACCCGTGCACACCGATGGCATCCCGTTTCCCGCCACCATCGCCGAGCTGCAGAAGGCGGCCGCGCGCGAAATGCTCGCGCTGTGCGGCGGGAACAAGAGCGAAGCGGCCCGGCGCCTCGGGATCTCGCGCCCGCGCCTGCAACGGCTGCTCGACGGCACGGCCGACACTGGAGGAGACGACGATGGGGACGTGTAGGATTCGCCCGGCGCTGCACCGTGTCCTGCGCGCGACCGCGGCGGCTTTGCTGCTGACGGCGGCCGCCGCCTGCGCGGACGACGACGCGACGTCGCCGCCCGTCGACCTGCCGCCGGGAAGCTCGGTCCCGGCGTCGCAGCTGAACTTCGTCCCGGTGGGACGCAACACGCCCGCACTCGCCACCACCACCACGTCGTTCTGGGCGCGGGTGGGTGACAATCGCGAGGTGCGCCTGTACTACCGGCCACGGGCCGGGCGGAACGACTCCACGGAGTACCTGCGCTTCCGCGTCAAGAACAAGTCGCTCCTGCGGCGGCCGGACGGGACGAGCTTCGGCCCCAACGATTCGTTGCTGATCACGCTGCGGGTCACCGATCCCGCGGCGCTGGTGGTGGAGTTCTCCCCCGCCGGGCTGCAGTTCGACCCCAACGAACCCGCGGAACTCAAGCTGTCGTTCAAGGAACGCGGCGGCGACCTCAATGACGACGGGCGCAGCGACTCCAGCGACGACACGGTGCGCTCGCGCCTGGCCATCTGGAAGCAGGAGTCGCTCGGGCTCCCGTGGGTCAAGCTCCTGACCACCCTGGTGGTCGGCAACGACGAGGTGGAGGCCAAGCTCACGGGCTTCACCAGCTATGCCATCGCGTACTGAGGTCCATCGCCATGTTCGCGCCTGACGCCGATCCCACGCTGACCACCGCCCGCGCTGCCGCGCAGGGCGGGGAGTGGGCGCGCGTGCGCGAACTGCTCGACGGCCAGCCGGTCGCGCGGGAGCTGTCGGACGCCGCATTGCTGCTGGCGGAAGCTTCGCTGCGCCTCGGGCTGCCGGAGCGCGCGCGCCTCTGGCTCGGGGAGGTCATCCCCGTCTTCGAGACGCGCGGCGATCGCGCGGCGCTCCGGCGCGGGGTCAACATGCTGGGCGCCGCCTGCTGGGAGCTCGGCGAACTCGATGACGCCGAGTCGGCGTGGGATCGGGCGATCCTGCTCGCCCAGGCCGACGGCGACACGCTCCTCCTGGCAAACGCCACCAACAACCTGGGCGCCCTCGCCAACCTGCGCGGGCGGCGCGAGAACGCGCTCGGCATGTATCACCTCGCGATCCCCGCGTACCAGCGATTGGGGCACGCCGTGGGGATCGCCCAGTGCTATCACAACATGGCGAT comes from the Gemmatimonadota bacterium genome and includes:
- a CDS encoding tetratricopeptide repeat protein; this translates as MFAPDADPTLTTARAAAQGGEWARVRELLDGQPVARELSDAALLLAEASLRLGLPERARLWLGEVIPVFETRGDRAALRRGVNMLGAACWELGELDDAESAWDRAILLAQADGDTLLLANATNNLGALANLRGRRENALGMYHLAIPAYQRLGHAVGIAQCYHNMAITYRDARDFAQADEYEQRAIEFAHGAGSERLVALARLGRAEITFRRGDTQLAGASARRVAEDFARLTDPIREGDARRLSGLAHLADGRPDMARREIAQALELARQHQGALVEAESLRALAELESSLGDLPAARGAAEEAIAIWERLGSVEEVAAMREWLDLLPARSR